CCGGCCGAGCGCGCGATCTGCGCGCCCTTGCCGGGCTGCAGCTCGATGCAGTGGATGGTCGAGCCCACCGGGATGTTGCGGATCGGCAGCGTGTTGCCGGCGCGGATCGGGGCTTCCGAACCCGACACCAGCTGCGCGCCGACTTCCAGGCCGCGCGGGGCGATGATGTAGCGACGCTCGCCGTCGGCATAGCACACCAGCGCGATGTGGGCCGTGCGGTTCGGGTCGTACTCGATGCGTTCGACCTTGGCCGGCACGCCGTCCTTGTTGCGACGGAAGTCGACCACGCGGTAGTGGTGCTTGTGGCCACCGCCCTTGTGGCGGGTGGTGATGTGGCCGTTGTTGTTGCGGCCGGCCTTCTGGAACTGGGGCTCCAGCAGCGGCGCGTACGCGTCACCCTTGTACAGGTGGTCGCGGGTGACCTTGACCACGGCGCGCTGGCCGGGCGAG
The sequence above is drawn from the Ramlibacter pinisoli genome and encodes:
- the rplB gene encoding 50S ribosomal protein L2; protein product: MAVVKMKPTSPGQRAVVKVTRDHLYKGDAYAPLLEPQFQKAGRNNNGHITTRHKGGGHKHHYRVVDFRRNKDGVPAKVERIEYDPNRTAHIALVCYADGERRYIIAPRGLEVGAQLVSGSEAPIRAGNTLPIRNIPVGSTIHCIELQPGKGAQIARSAGTSATLLAREGTYAQVRMRSGEVRRVHVECRATIGEVANEEHSLRQLGKAGVKRHMGIRPTVRGVAMNPIDHPHGGGEGRTGTGKPPVDPWGNLTKGYRTRNNKRTQTFVVSRRKK